A single region of the Lotus japonicus ecotype B-129 chromosome 4, LjGifu_v1.2 genome encodes:
- the LOC130712052 gene encoding protein GID8 homolog translates to MDDDAILKAKIAEEIKRTFGVKDLKTYVKWLNTRRGIKIRKQDMNKIVMDFLLTEGYDEAAEKFHLETGIQTGIDIGNVADRMAVKTALQNGDVQAAIEKLNDMDPEILDTSPHLFFRLQQHQMIELIRNGKTEEALKYAREDLAPTVEKNQSFLEDMEKTVALLGFKDPSNCPYGELLDISLRLKFANKVNAVILTNQRFEQDSQLLYLLKMLRWVNIQLAEVTDYPLMRDFMGSYGRKTAS, encoded by the exons ATGGATGATGATGCAATCTTGAAAGCGAAGATAGCGGAGGAGATTAAAAGAACG TTTGGTGTAAAGGATCTGAAAACATACGTGAAGTGGTTGAACACGCGTCGTGGTATCAAGATTAGGAAACAAGACATGAACAAAATAGTCATGGATTTCCTCCTCACTGAGGGTTATGATGAAGCTGCTGAGAAATTCCATCTGGAAACCGGAATTCAAA CTGGCATAGATATTGGAAATGTCGCTGACCGCATGGCTGTTAAGACTGCATTACAAAATGGTGATGTTCAGGCTGCAATCGAAAAACTCAATGACATGGATCCAGAG ATACTGGACACAAGTCCCCATTTATTTTTCCGTCTTCAACAGCATCAGATGATAGAGCTCATTCGGAATGGAAAAACAGAAGAGGCTTTAAAGTATGCTCGGGAGGACCTTGCACCAACAGTGGAGAAAAAT CAAAGTTTTTTAGAAGATATGGAGAAGACTGTAGCACTTCTTGGCTTTAAAGATCCCTCTAACTGTCCTTATGGAGAACTTCTTGACATATCACTTCGTTTAAAGTTTGCAAATAAGGTGAATGCTGTCATACTTACAAACCAGCGTTTTGAGCAAG ATTCACAACTTCTATACTTGTTGAAGATGCTGAGATGGGTCAATATCCAGCTAGCTGAGGTAACTGATTATCCTCTAATGAGAGATTTCATGGGCTCTTATGGCCGTAAAACTGCTTCTTGA
- the LOC130711935 gene encoding protein GID8 homolog isoform X2 → MLMFELICVKVAQPVPGWLINRDNWKKRLDGVEIGEEDMKVIVMNFLVVEGYVEVAETFRLATGTNPDIDIGRVADRMAVKTALQNGDVQAAIEKLNDMDPEILGTNRQLFFRVQLQRLIELIRNRNTEEALACAKEVLAPIAEEHRNFLPVLEKTVALLAFEDPSNCPFEGEVLDISLRSSIATIVNAAILKSQNLDKVSALQYLVKMWIWAQTNCELEDSDI, encoded by the exons ATGCTTATGTTTGAACTTATTTGTGTAAAGGTGGCTCAGCCTGTTCCTGGGTGGCTGATTAATAGAGATAACTGGAAGAAGAGGCTTGATGGTGTGGAAATTGGGGAAGAAGACATGAAAGTTATAGTGATGAATTTCCTCGTCGTTGAGGGTTATGTTGAAGTTGCCGAGACATTCCGACTTGCCACTGGAACTAATC CTGACATAGATATTGGAAGAGTCGCTGACCGCATGGCTGTTAAGACTGCATTACAAAATGGTGATGTTCAGGCTGCAATCGAAAAACTCAATGACATGGATCCAGAG ATACTGGGCACAAATCGCCAATTATTTTTCCGTGTTCAGCTCCAAAGGCTGATAGAGCTCATTCGGAATAGAAATACAGAAGAGGCTTTAGCGTGTGCCAAGGAGGTCCTTGCACCAATTGCGGAGGAACAT AGAAACTTTTTACCTGTTTTGGAGAAAACTGTAGCACTTCTTGCTTTTGAAGATCCCTCTAACTGTCCTTTTGAAGGAGAAGTTCTTGACATATCACTGCGTTCAAGCATAGCAACTATTGTGAATGCTGCCATTCTTAAAAGCCAGAATCTCGACAAAG TCTCAGCACTTCAATACTTGGTCAAGATGTGGATATGGGCGCAAACCAACTGTGAATTAGAAGACTCTGATATTTGA
- the LOC130711935 gene encoding protein GID8 homolog isoform X1, translated as MERTIRQWDFLIALFTELVAQPVPGWLINRDNWKKRLDGVEIGEEDMKVIVMNFLVVEGYVEVAETFRLATGTNPDIDIGRVADRMAVKTALQNGDVQAAIEKLNDMDPEILGTNRQLFFRVQLQRLIELIRNRNTEEALACAKEVLAPIAEEHRNFLPVLEKTVALLAFEDPSNCPFEGEVLDISLRSSIATIVNAAILKSQNLDKVSALQYLVKMWIWAQTNCELEDSDI; from the exons ATGGAGCGCACGATTCGTCAATGGGATTTTCTAATCGCTCTTTTTACAGAATTG GTGGCTCAGCCTGTTCCTGGGTGGCTGATTAATAGAGATAACTGGAAGAAGAGGCTTGATGGTGTGGAAATTGGGGAAGAAGACATGAAAGTTATAGTGATGAATTTCCTCGTCGTTGAGGGTTATGTTGAAGTTGCCGAGACATTCCGACTTGCCACTGGAACTAATC CTGACATAGATATTGGAAGAGTCGCTGACCGCATGGCTGTTAAGACTGCATTACAAAATGGTGATGTTCAGGCTGCAATCGAAAAACTCAATGACATGGATCCAGAG ATACTGGGCACAAATCGCCAATTATTTTTCCGTGTTCAGCTCCAAAGGCTGATAGAGCTCATTCGGAATAGAAATACAGAAGAGGCTTTAGCGTGTGCCAAGGAGGTCCTTGCACCAATTGCGGAGGAACAT AGAAACTTTTTACCTGTTTTGGAGAAAACTGTAGCACTTCTTGCTTTTGAAGATCCCTCTAACTGTCCTTTTGAAGGAGAAGTTCTTGACATATCACTGCGTTCAAGCATAGCAACTATTGTGAATGCTGCCATTCTTAAAAGCCAGAATCTCGACAAAG TCTCAGCACTTCAATACTTGGTCAAGATGTGGATATGGGCGCAAACCAACTGTGAATTAGAAGACTCTGATATTTGA